A single window of Pantanalinema sp. DNA harbors:
- a CDS encoding peptidase E produces MSPQEPRPKQIYAIGGGGFSLEPGNLALDKELLALSGKPRPKVCFVSTASFDSGDYIDRFYRTFKTLDCEPSHLTVKIPNVASVRDHVMAQDILYVGGGDALNLLDQWHKTRFDLVIKEAYEAGIVLAGVSAGAFCWFEAGMTDSAPGQFAPVKGLGLLSGSLCVHYDGEPERKVAYQRFMLRGLVAPGLALEDGVALHYVDGKLRRAVSSRPEAQAFRIEVRRNTLFALPLEPSYLG; encoded by the coding sequence TTGAGCCCACAAGAGCCCCGACCGAAGCAGATCTATGCCATCGGAGGCGGCGGTTTCTCCCTGGAGCCCGGCAACCTCGCCCTCGACAAGGAGCTGCTCGCCCTGAGCGGCAAGCCGAGGCCCAAGGTCTGCTTCGTCTCCACCGCGAGCTTCGACTCGGGTGACTACATCGATCGCTTCTACCGCACCTTCAAGACGCTCGATTGCGAGCCGAGCCACCTGACGGTCAAGATCCCCAACGTCGCGAGCGTCCGGGACCACGTCATGGCCCAGGACATCCTCTACGTGGGCGGCGGCGACGCCCTGAACCTGCTCGACCAGTGGCACAAGACCCGCTTCGATCTCGTGATCAAGGAGGCCTACGAGGCGGGCATCGTGCTCGCCGGAGTCAGCGCGGGGGCCTTCTGCTGGTTCGAGGCGGGAATGACCGACTCGGCACCGGGCCAGTTCGCCCCGGTCAAGGGCCTGGGCCTGCTGAGCGGCAGCCTCTGCGTCCACTATGACGGCGAGCCGGAGCGAAAGGTCGCCTACCAGCGCTTCATGCTGCGGGGCCTCGTCGCCCCGGGGCTCGCCCTGGAGGATGGGGTGGCGCTCCACTACGTGGACGGGAAGCTCCGGCGCGCCGTCAGCTCCCGACCGGAGGCGCAGGCTTTCCGGATCGAGGTGAGGCGGAACACCCTCTTCGCGCTGCCCCTGGAGCCGTCGTATCTGGGGTAG
- a CDS encoding cytochrome P450, whose amino-acid sequence MRIFPAPEDRIAPYGFYAAMRRDHPVAYDDRSGCWGVFRYAGAKAVLTDHARFSSDFRRVTRLHEVRGRLRPSLITTDPPRHRQLRGILAHTFTPAAINRLAPRIKALVNHLLDEVVERGRMELVSQLAYPLPVMVIAELLGVPEADRARFKQWAAAIVGEDGGILLSNEVSPRRFAIQQEMDDYFTDILAERREAPREDLLSELLVAEADGERLSEQDILSFCNLLLIAGHVTTVNLITNAVWTLLTQPEALARLRFERGLLPSALEEVLRFRSPVRAISRVALEDVSLGGHRIEAGQRVVAILSSANRDEGVFPEADRFDVSRSPNPHLAFGHGVHFCIGAPLARLEARIALAAILDRLQGLCIDGEPRLAALDSILLDGLMELPLAFRQGERIALTAG is encoded by the coding sequence ATGCGCATTTTTCCCGCCCCCGAGGATCGGATCGCGCCCTACGGCTTTTACGCGGCGATGCGCCGGGATCACCCGGTCGCCTATGACGATCGGAGCGGGTGCTGGGGCGTCTTCCGCTATGCCGGCGCCAAGGCGGTCCTTACGGATCACGCCCGCTTCTCATCGGACTTCCGCAGGGTGACGCGCCTCCACGAGGTGCGCGGCCGGCTGCGCCCGAGCCTCATCACCACCGATCCACCGCGCCACCGTCAGCTGCGCGGCATTCTCGCCCACACCTTCACCCCGGCGGCGATCAATCGCTTGGCCCCTCGCATCAAGGCGCTGGTCAATCATTTGCTCGACGAGGTCGTCGAGCGCGGCCGGATGGAGCTGGTGAGCCAGCTCGCCTATCCCTTGCCGGTGATGGTCATCGCGGAGCTGCTCGGCGTGCCCGAGGCGGATCGCGCGCGCTTCAAGCAGTGGGCAGCCGCCATCGTGGGCGAGGATGGCGGTATTCTCCTGAGCAACGAGGTTTCGCCACGGCGCTTCGCCATCCAGCAGGAGATGGACGACTATTTCACCGACATCCTGGCCGAGCGCCGAGAGGCGCCGCGAGAGGACCTGCTGAGCGAACTGCTGGTCGCCGAGGCGGACGGCGAGCGTCTGAGCGAGCAGGACATCCTGAGCTTCTGTAACCTGCTGCTCATCGCGGGGCACGTCACGACGGTGAACCTCATCACCAACGCGGTGTGGACCCTGCTGACGCAGCCCGAGGCGCTCGCGCGCCTGCGCTTCGAGCGCGGTCTCCTGCCCTCGGCCCTCGAGGAGGTCCTGCGCTTCCGCTCTCCGGTCCGGGCGATCTCGCGGGTGGCGCTCGAGGACGTGAGCCTGGGCGGGCATCGCATCGAGGCCGGCCAGCGCGTCGTGGCCATTCTCTCCTCGGCCAATCGGGACGAGGGCGTCTTTCCAGAGGCCGATCGCTTCGACGTTTCGCGATCGCCCAATCCTCACCTCGCCTTCGGCCACGGGGTCCACTTCTGCATCGGGGCGCCGCTGGCGCGCCTCGAGGCCCGCATCGCCCTGGCGGCCATCCTCGACCGGCTGCAGGGGCTCTGCATCGACGGCGAACCCCGGTTGGCGGCGCTGGACAGCATCCTGCTGGACGGCCTCATGGAGCTGCCGCTCGCGTTCCGTCAGGGCGAGCGCATCGCCTTGACGGCGGGCTAG